Proteins encoded together in one Candidatus Zixiibacteriota bacterium window:
- the flgK gene encoding flagellar hook-associated protein FlgK has protein sequence MPGLFHGLEIGKQALLTHQLSMTTIGHNLANVNTPGYSRQRVTVTSAMPIEMAKFNIGSGVTAKTITHVRDLFLTNQYRRESKSLGEWTYKEKSLSQIESFFAEPSDNSLGSALNNFWESWSSLAAGDADSSTPRNQIVASARTLINSFRILDRQVTELISSTDNDIVNRVEQLGQFAKQIANLNRLIASEELGGQKANDLRDQRDYLVDELSKLVDVATREEKNGTISVFISGLAIVENADTYELEIRKLSKDNIVISEIVWEGTSTAVKLKGGELKGLIDVRDTIAPRYRNRLDDLAQTLVTELNAIHRAGTDVYGDTGYNFFNPLFTTAGTIRIDNSITLDSGRIAASLSGEIGDNANALAIYDIRNGLVGALGNASITEYYNSTVGMVGVETHEAKTFKSNFEVLMQQITNSRESVQGVSLDEEMANLVKMQHAYNAAARIITTMDEALGTVIQGMGVVGRS, from the coding sequence ATGCCGGGCTTATTTCATGGATTGGAAATCGGCAAGCAAGCGTTGCTCACCCATCAGTTGTCAATGACGACGATTGGACATAACCTCGCCAATGTCAATACACCCGGATACTCCCGCCAAAGAGTTACCGTTACCTCGGCCATGCCGATTGAGATGGCTAAGTTTAATATCGGATCAGGCGTTACGGCCAAAACGATTACCCATGTTCGCGATTTGTTCCTAACCAATCAGTACCGTCGGGAAAGTAAGTCCCTCGGCGAATGGACCTACAAAGAAAAATCTTTATCGCAGATAGAATCGTTCTTCGCCGAACCCAGCGATAACAGCCTGGGAAGCGCCCTCAATAATTTCTGGGAAAGCTGGTCATCTCTTGCCGCCGGAGACGCCGACTCCTCGACACCGCGCAATCAGATTGTTGCCAGTGCGAGGACGCTTATCAATTCCTTCAGGATACTGGACCGTCAGGTAACCGAACTGATTTCATCAACCGATAATGATATTGTTAACCGGGTAGAGCAGCTTGGTCAATTTGCAAAACAAATCGCCAATCTGAACAGATTGATAGCCAGTGAAGAACTGGGAGGACAAAAGGCGAATGATTTGCGTGACCAGCGAGATTATTTGGTCGATGAGTTGTCAAAACTAGTAGATGTTGCGACTCGTGAAGAGAAGAATGGAACTATCAGCGTTTTTATCAGCGGTCTGGCCATTGTCGAAAACGCGGATACATACGAGTTGGAGATCCGGAAATTAAGCAAAGACAATATAGTCATAAGTGAAATAGTCTGGGAAGGTACTTCAACCGCAGTCAAGCTAAAAGGCGGCGAGTTGAAAGGCTTAATCGATGTGCGGGATACTATTGCTCCCCGTTATCGCAATCGTTTGGATGATTTGGCCCAAACATTGGTGACCGAGTTAAACGCTATTCATAGGGCTGGCACCGACGTGTACGGCGACACCGGATACAATTTTTTTAACCCTCTTTTCACGACCGCCGGGACAATCCGGATTGATAATAGCATTACGCTGGATTCCGGGCGCATCGCCGCTTCTTTAAGCGGCGAAATCGGAGATAACGCCAATGCTTTAGCCATCTATGATATCAGGAATGGCTTGGTCGGAGCGTTGGGGAACGCCTCGATTACGGAATATTACAATTCCACCGTAGGCATGGTTGGGGTTGAAACGCACGAGGCGAAAACGTTCAAGAGCAATTTTGAGGTCCTGATGCAGCAGATTACCAATTCTCGGGAATCTGTCCAGGGCGTATCACTTGACGAAGAAATGGCGAATCTGGTGAAAATGCAGCATGCATATAACGCCGCCGCCAGGATCATTACGACAATGGATGAAGCGCTTGGCACGGTTATCCAGGGAATGGGCGTAGTCGGGCGGAGCTAA
- a CDS encoding flagellar protein FlgN, whose translation MKNTEYKYMDGTIEKLLDRLISVIGSEAILFEKFLELLEIQQKALVENNTEELQSVTSQLQKIALESKHLEDERAEIVETIQRREGAQADLNVLRICEMTDRSRSTQLRTLRETVLSLYSQIEETRMRNGLLIKQSMDQIRNTMESIGRIPAQKDIYQGKGNISKEYAPIGVDRRV comes from the coding sequence ATGAAAAATACCGAATATAAATATATGGATGGAACCATAGAAAAACTATTGGATAGACTCATCAGCGTCATCGGCAGTGAAGCGATATTGTTCGAGAAATTCCTTGAATTACTGGAAATACAGCAAAAGGCGCTGGTCGAAAATAATACTGAAGAATTGCAATCGGTAACATCCCAATTACAAAAAATCGCGTTGGAATCAAAGCATCTGGAAGATGAACGTGCGGAGATAGTGGAGACAATTCAGAGACGGGAAGGCGCGCAAGCGGATTTGAATGTATTGCGAATTTGTGAAATGACCGACAGGTCCCGCTCGACCCAATTGAGAACCCTGCGGGAAACGGTGTTGAGTTTATATTCGCAGATCGAGGAAACCCGAATGCGCAACGGTCTTTTGATAAAACAGTCAATGGATCAGATTCGAAATACAATGGAATCAATCGGGCGTATTCCGGCCCAAAAGGATATATACCAGGGGAAAGGGAACATCTCAAAAGAATATGCACCGATCGGTGTGGATAGGAGAGTTTAG